The window TATAATAGGCCCGCTTGTTTTTTAATCTCTAAATCTGCAATAGGCACATTAGGTAAAGAATTGTTATTAAAATTGCTCCATGAGGGCGAACTAAGGCTTGACGTTTTATAAACCCCAATATCTGTAGCTACAAATGCGTAGAGATAAACCTCGAAAAAATAGAAGAGCTTTATTTACACATCATAGAGATGAATGAGGAAGTCAAACAGCTACAAGCAGAACTTAAAGAACTCACCGAATAGGGTCTTGGCTTTGCTCGGAGCAATATCCAGCTAATCTCCAAATTAAAAGAACTACCATTAAGAATAAGCTATACTCTGAAAATGTTGTAAATTCGCATCTTTGATTTATGGTGCAACTACACGACAAAATCTTTGAACCCTACATTTCAGAATCCGAAATCGGAGAAATAGTAAAGCGAATGGCTTCACAAATGGAAAGTTTGGAAAGTCAAAACCCCCTATTTATCGTTATTCTAAAAGGATCGTTCTTCTTTGCTGCAGACCTACTGAAGGCTCTTTCTTTTGATTCGGAATTAACTTTTATGCAAGTCAAATCCTATGAGGGTACTCAAAGCTCTGGTCAAATCAAAGATATTTTAGGTGTACCTATAAACTGCAAAGACAGAACTATTGTTATCATCGAAGATATTGTAGATACTGGAAATACTTTGGAATACCTCATCAATCGACTGAATCAAGAAAACCCCAAGAAAATATATACCGCTAGCTTATTACTAAAACCTAGCGTTTACTCTAAAAAAATACCTATTGACTTTGTAGGCAAAGAAATACCCAATGATTTTGTAGTGGGTTATGGATTGGATTACGATGAATTAGGGCGTACTTTAACACAAATTTATAAACTCAAAAACTCATAACATGTTAAACATTGTTTTGTTTGGACCTCCAGGTGCTGGAAAAGGTACCCAATCTCAACTATTGATAGACAAATATTCTCTTGTTCACCTTTCTACAGGAGATATATTAAGAGGGGAAATTGCTAAAGGTAGTGAGCTTGGCTTACAAGCCAAAAGTATAATGGATAGAGGTGATTTAGTTTCTGATGATATCGTTATTGGAATGATTAAATCTATCTTAGAAAACAACCCTAATGCAAAGGGTTTTATCTTCGATGGCTTCCCACGAACTACGGCTCAAGCCGAGTCATTGGACAGTATGCTCAGCGACTTAAACACTTCCATAACAGGAATGTTATCTCTAGATGTAAATGACGATGAGTTAACCAAAAGATTATTAGAAAGAGGCAAAAGCTCTGGCCGTGCCGATGATGCTAACGAAAGCATTATACGTAATCGTATTAATGAATACAACACAAAAACTGCACCCTTGAAGAGTTATTACAATGCTCAAAATAAATTACATACTGTTGAAGGTGTTGGAAGTATTGAAGACATCAACACTAAATTGTGCAATAGCATAGACCAACTCTAATGAAAGTTAAAAACTCCAACTTCGTTGATTATGTCAAAATCTTTTGTCGCTCAGGCAAAGGAGGAGCAGGCTCTACCCACTTTTTGAGAGATAGAAATACGGCAAAAGGTGGTCCTGACGGAGGTGATGGAGGACACGGAGGACACATCATCATTCAAGGTAATGAACAGATGTGGACGCTATTACACCTTAAATATCAAAAACACCTTTTTGCAGAACACGGTGGTAGTGGCGGTGGAAACAACCGAATAGGTAAAGATGGAGAAAGCAAAATCTTACAAGTACCATTAGGAACCGTTGCTAAAGATGCTGAAACGGGTGAAGTTCTTTTTGAAATAACTGAACATGCAGAAGAAAAAATCCTTCTTAAAGGTGGAAAAGGCGGAAAAGGAAACGTTCACTTCAAATCATCCACCAATCAGACACCACGCTATGCCCAGCCCGGCATTGATAGTTTAGAAGGTTGGTTTATACTTGAACTCAAAGTATTAGCAGATGTAGGATTAGTAGGCTTTCCAAATGCCGGAAAATCTACCTTGCTTTCTGTGGTGTCAGCAGCAAAGCCAGAGATTGCCAACTATCCTTTTACTACATTAGTACCCAACCTAGGTATTGTGTCATACAGAGATGACCGTTCATTTATTATGGCCGACATACCCGGAATTATTGAAGGTGCCGCTGAAGGCAAAGGATTAGGCTTACGCTTTTTAAGACATATAGAAAGAAACTCAACACTATTATTTCTAGTTCCTGCCGATAGTGATGACATTGTAAAAGAATATCAGATTTTATTGGGCGAACTACAAAAATACAACCCCGAACTCCTTGACAAGGATCGTATTTTAGCCATAAGTAAATCTGATATGCTTGATGAGGAGTTGATAATAGAAATAAAGAAAGAACTACCAAAAGATTTAGAATACTTATTTATTTCATCGGTTGCTCAACAAGGATTAGTAGAACTGAAAGATTTAATTTGGAAAAAATTGAATGACTAATGAATTGGTTAATTGAAATGGACAAAAGCTGGTTCTACCTGATTAACCTATCGGGAAAACCTTTTTTGGACGGCTTCATGCTATTCGTCACTCATAAGTTATCGTGGATACCACTCTACCTAGCACTCGTTATACTTATCGTAAGAGAGAAAGGCAAAGAAAGTATATGGATATTGGGGACAATTGGCCTTGTTATTGCCTGTTGTGATTTAGGAAGTGTGCACTTATTTAAAAATGTATTTCAACGCCTTAGACCTTGCCATGCACTGGAGCAAGTGCGACTAGTTACCGAAGGATGTGGAGGACAGTTTGGATTTATATCTTCACATGCCTCAAATGTGTTTGGTCTAGCCATAGTTATAGGGAAAATTATGAATAAAAAATGGCTGTTTATTGCTCTATTTTTATGGGCAACAATAGTATCCTTCTCTAGGGTTTACGTTGGCGTTCACTACCCTCTAGACATTTTGGGCGGAATGCTATGGGGAACTTTTGTAGCTTTGGTATTTGTTTCACTTTACAAGTATAAAAGAGTATGAAACAGTTTGATCTTATATGGTTTGTATGGTTAATTCTAGTCATTTTATGGAATTTTATATGGGCAGATGTCCCACCAATAGCCGACGTATTAGTTGCTGTTATACTATCAGTATTAGCCTATCAAATTAATTTAAAAATAAAGAAATGAAAAAGAACATTTTGTTTTTGTTTATCATGCTTTGGGGAATAACTCAAGCACAAGAAAAACCCAAGTTAGTTGTTGGTATAGTCGTCGATCAAATGCGCTACGATTATGTCTATCGTTTTTGGAATCAATTTGATGACAATGGATTTAAAAAGTTAGTTAATGAAGGGTTCTTTTTGAGAAATACCCATTACAACTATACCCCTACCTATACAGGTCCAGGTCATGCTAGTATATTTACTGGCACTACCCCATCGGTGCACGGAATTATAGGGAACAATTGGTACAACAAAGCCGATGGACTATCAGTTTATTGTGCTGGAGATGGAAATTCAACCACAGTTTGCGACTGCGAAAATCATGTAGATGTAGAGTCTACTGCTGGAAAAATGTCGC is drawn from Flavobacteriales bacterium and contains these coding sequences:
- the obgE gene encoding GTPase ObgE translates to MKVKNSNFVDYVKIFCRSGKGGAGSTHFLRDRNTAKGGPDGGDGGHGGHIIIQGNEQMWTLLHLKYQKHLFAEHGGSGGGNNRIGKDGESKILQVPLGTVAKDAETGEVLFEITEHAEEKILLKGGKGGKGNVHFKSSTNQTPRYAQPGIDSLEGWFILELKVLADVGLVGFPNAGKSTLLSVVSAAKPEIANYPFTTLVPNLGIVSYRDDRSFIMADIPGIIEGAAEGKGLGLRFLRHIERNSTLLFLVPADSDDIVKEYQILLGELQKYNPELLDKDRILAISKSDMLDEELIIEIKKELPKDLEYLFISSVAQQGLVELKDLIWKKLND
- a CDS encoding phosphatase PAP2 family protein, translating into MNWLIEMDKSWFYLINLSGKPFLDGFMLFVTHKLSWIPLYLALVILIVREKGKESIWILGTIGLVIACCDLGSVHLFKNVFQRLRPCHALEQVRLVTEGCGGQFGFISSHASNVFGLAIVIGKIMNKKWLFIALFLWATIVSFSRVYVGVHYPLDILGGMLWGTFVALVFVSLYKYKRV